CTGCGCAAGACAACCGTGTCCGCCAGCAAGGGCCCGGTCAGAAAAGTCATACCGACCAGCAGGATAGCAAATGGTACCCGGAGCGGGACTCGAACCCGCACGGCCTTGCGGCCCCAGGATTTTAAGTCCTGTATGTCTACCATTTCATCACCCGGGCAATTAGACGATCGGGAAGGCAAGATGGAATTGAGAACCGGTTGGAGGCGTCGACCGGATTCGAACCGGTGATGGGGCTTTTGCAGAGCCCTGCCTTACCACTTGGCTACGACGCCGTTTCCGGTCGGTCAGTTTCGTGCGCCAGAGTCCGGGGTCAAGCGGGAAGCTTCAGAGGTCTTGATCATCGGCCGCTTCTCGGGTCCCCGCCCTGGCTGAGTCGATTTGCGCAAGCAGCGCAGCGGAACCATCAACGGGGAGCTGACAGCGAAAATCCTGGCAAAAAAAATAGCGACGACCAGCGCTTCCCGCCAGCCGATCCGCAAGCAGCGCAGGTCGCGTGGGCTCATGATCGCTGGCGACGGCTACAATGGAGTCCGGCCCAAGCCGCCGGCGCAGATTGCCTAAGAGCGCTCCGGTCTCCGCATCCTCGCGCCAATCGGTCGCCGTACACAATGCAATCTCCTGTAGCGGCCGCTGCTGAAGGTAGAGCGTATGCAATGCATAACAATGTGCCGCGGGCGACGCAGCTATGGATTCGCTCAATCGTTTTAGCGCCTCAGTCGCGCGCTCCTGCCATTGCATTCCGAAACCGTAGCGCGCCAGATTGCTGAACAACTCCACGCAGGCGGCATTGCCCGATGGTTCTACGCCATCGTAGCTTTCCTGAATCCGCGCGATCAGATCGCTTGCGCCGGCCTCGCTCTCAAAATAGAGGCCATCGCCGCTCTCGAAGCGATCGCAAATGAGTTCGGCTATTCGCCTGGCCTCCAGCAAGTATTCGCTCCGAAATTCTGTTCGGTAGAGATCAATCAAGGCGTTGGCAAAAAGCGAGAGGTCGGAAAGCTGTGCAGCAAAGCGAGCCTCTCCCTGGCAGCTGCGACGCAGATAGGCGCCATCGGCTTTACGCAGCGATTGGATGAGCCAATCGGCAGCCACGCAGGCGCGCCGGGCCAGTTCGCCATCGTCGAATACCTGCGCCGCTCGCGCCAGGGCGCTGATCATCAGCGCATTCCAGTTCAGCAGTATCTTCTCATCGCGCAAGGGCCGGGGGCGTCTGTTGCGCGTAGCCAGCAATGCCTGGCGTGCACGTCTCCGCAGTTCCTTGAATTCCGCAATAGTGCAGTTGTTTTGCAGGCTGAATGCCTCATCATCATGCGGTGCGTGCAATATGGACTGACCTTCGAAGTTGCCGCCCGCCTCAAGACCCCAGTACAGCTGCATGCGGTCCTGTTCTTGTTTGCTCAAGCCGCCCGCGGCCAGGGCGTCGCGAAATTCGGCCAGCGACCAGACATAGAACTTCCCTTCCTCGCCCTCCGAATCGGCATCTTCCGCCGAATAAAACGCGCCTTCCGGGGCTGTTAAATCGCGGCGCAGGTATTCGAAAATATCCAGCGCCCACTGACGATAGGTTTCGCGGCCTGTCT
This genomic stretch from Leptospirales bacterium harbors:
- a CDS encoding thioredoxin domain-containing protein; the protein is MISPEQKANRLIHEQSPYLLQHAYNPVDWYAWGDEAFQRAAAEDKPVLLSIGYATCHWCHVMERESFEDALTAELLNREFIAIKLDREERPDVDQIYMRALHATGQHGGWPLNMFLTPDRRPITGGTYFPPRPSFGRPSFQQVLTQVASVWREDRKRALDSAQLLHEFLTQPQSRQPAADAARPELLLAQAGRALASTFDGVHGGFLSNGPNKFPPSMALLLLLDLNEQGQSPEALQMVEKTLSAMKCGGIYDQVGGGISRYSTDHQWLVPHFEKMLYDNALFARALCECYRQTGRETYRQWALDIFEYLRRDLTAPEGAFYSAEDADSEGEEGKFYVWSLAEFRDALAAGGLSKQEQDRMQLYWGLEAGGNFEGQSILHAPHDDEAFSLQNNCTIAEFKELRRRARQALLATRNRRPRPLRDEKILLNWNALMISALARAAQVFDDGELARRACVAADWLIQSLRKADGAYLRRSCQGEARFAAQLSDLSLFANALIDLYRTEFRSEYLLEARRIAELICDRFESGDGLYFESEAGASDLIARIQESYDGVEPSGNAACVELFSNLARYGFGMQWQERATEALKRLSESIAASPAAHCYALHTLYLQQRPLQEIALCTATDWREDAETGALLGNLRRRLGPDSIVAVASDHEPTRPALLADRLAGSAGRRYFFCQDFRCQLPVDGSAALLAQIDSARAGTREAADDQDL